DNA from Candidatus Cloacimonas acidaminovorans str. Evry:
AAGGTTGATGTCTTCGTCAACTAATCTCTTGGGGTCTATTTCGTTACCTAAAAGTTCTCGTTAAAGAAAAAACTGGATTATAAGTGGAACGACAAGATGTCGTTCTTCCGTTTTGTGTAGTCGGAGGACCAACGTCCTCCGGCTACACACTTTTTACAGGTTCTCTATATTCTTCAACGGTTTATGTGCTGTAGCTGGTGTAATTCCTTCCAGGGTAACATAGCCCAAAACAGGTGTTCCTGTCGGTTTCCGATTTTCATCCTCGCGGTAAAATTCAACCGGTATACGAATTGGTTTCTCATCAATTTCCGCTATCTCTTTTCCTTCATTATCTTTTTCAAACAAAGGAAAATAAAACCAACCCATTCCGATAGCAGCAGTTCCTTTTTCTTCATTCACATTTTTTCGCTTGGAACCAATTGCTAAACGCATTTCCCACGAAACATTGGGAGAATTTATACTGCTGGTAACAGTTCCCAGGCGTTTGCCATCTTTATAAATACCCCGATTAGATACAATACCTTCAGAAACAAAGATATAGAGTCGCTTTTGCACTCCTTCCACTATTTCTTTGACTAATGCCTCTTTTCCTACAAAGTATTCCTTGTTCATATCTACTGCGGTCTCAAAAAGAGGAGCATTTACAGGTGTATGATAAGGGTCATATTCCTGCCCCATCAAAGGTAAACCGAAAGGTCCTGCAGAAATCCTGTTTTCATCTCTACCCCCTAATCCAACTAAGAGTCCTCCGAAGTCCAATGCCTTGGAAATAATAATTTTGGCATCTTCTTCAGCAACGGCAACGGGAATATAAAGTTCCCAACCCCACCTGTTAGTATATCCTGTTCTGGATAAATAGTAATGGTGTCCGTTGCGTTCAAACTCATTAAAAGTGAAGAAATTCATATTCTTTTCCGGATTATTTCTGTTCTTCAACACACTTTCACCATAGACCTCTTTTAGCAATTTGTAAGATAGAGGACCTTGAACATCTATTTTTAGCAAGGTATCGGAAATATCTTTTGCCCAAACCTCTTCCCCTTCTTTTTTGCATTGCATAATTCTATCTATATCAGCAAGATATTCCTTTTTTTCGCCTTCCACTTCAATTGTATCGGTAATATCATGTCCGGCATTAATAACCAGAATAAAACTGGTATCGCTAACTCTCATCAGAATCATATCATCTTGCATGCCACCCTGTTCGTTCAGTAGTAAAGTATATTTACATTGTCCAACTTTCATTTCGGTAAAATTTCCGGTTAAAGCCCGATTTAAAAGAGCTACTACATCAGGTCCGTAAAAGAGTAATTGTGTCATATGGTCAATGTTATAGACAGCTACTTTATTGATGGCAGCTGCTTCTTCCAACACAGAAGTTAAATAATTTACCGCCATAGAATATTGACCGAAATTACTGCGTTTAATGCTTTGCATTGGAATGCCGAGATGTTTTGATAAAAGGGGAAGATACCATTCCTCTTCCAAATTGTAGAGGGCTGTTTTTCTTTCCTGAACAGGAAACTTGAAACCTAAGCTGTTCATCTTTAAACTCCTTATGATATTTCTTTTTTTATGTCATTTTGGAAAAAGCAGGTCTTTTTGTCCAGAATAATCTTGTTTTTGTAACTGAAACCTAACAATTAAGTAAGGAATAATCAATATCTTTCACGGATTTATTAGCAATATGGATTTTACGGATAAAACGGATTTACCCGGATTGCATTGGATGATAGGTATAGAATAAGGTTGAGAATCTCTCCGCGCTCTGCCCTTTCAGGATAGTCATCCCAGACCTATTATTATATTCTAAGTGCCTGTTCCAATTCTACAGCTTTATCGGTTTTATCATCTCTATATTTTATAATAATCGGACAGGCAATTTGAAAATCAGGGTTACTTTTCAGTCGTCGTGAACCAGGAACTACTACAGCTTTAGAAGGAATAGTAAAACTATTGCCACTATCGCGTTCTAAAAACTTTTCCCGAACGCTGTCATAGATAGGTGTGGAGGCAGTTATAACTACTCCGGAAGCAATCACTACCTTGTTTTGAACAATTATTCCTTCATAGATTCCAGTATTTCCACCTACAAAAACATCGTCTTCTATAATAACAGGACGCATTCCTACAGGTTCTAATACCCCACCAATAATAGCTCCAGCGGAAAGATGCACATTTTTTCCAATTTGGGCACAAGAACCAACCAGGGAATGTGAATCAATAAGAGTTCCGCTATCCACATAGGCACCAATATTGATATAAGCAGGAGGCATAATCGTTACTCCGGTAGAAATATAACAACCATTTCTGGCAGAACTTCCTCCGGGAACAATTCTGATTCTATCTGCCAAAGTGAATTGCTTTTCCGGCAGAGTATCCTTATCAAAAAAAGGTTTCGCTTCACTCCATTGATAGATAGTTAATTCCCCCATTTGAAAGCCAAGAAGGATACCCATTTTCACCCATTCATTTACTTTCCAAATACCATTTTCTTTTTCGCAGGAGCGGATTTCTCCTTTATTTAAGGCATCTATAAAAGCTGTAAACAATGCTTTATGTTTTGCTGTCCATTTTTCCGGTGGGTTGTTATAAAGTTCAATTATTTCCTGTTTCATCCGTATTCCCTTGCTAAAACTTGTAAACGCTTTAAGGCAATCTCTAAAATGCTCTTTGGACAGCCGAAATTCAACCTCATAAAACCTTCTCCGTCTTTTCCAAATTCAGTTCCTGGTTCAAGAGCAAGTCCCGCTTTATTAACCATAATTTCTTGTAATTTCGCCTCTGTTAAACCCCAGTTTCTAAAATCCAACCAAGCTAAAAAAGTCCCTTCAATAGGGCTTATTTTCACGCCAGGTAATTCATTCTGCACAAATTCTGTGATATATATTCTATTCTTATTTAAGTAACAAAGTAATTCATCCAACCAGTTCTCGGATTCACTATATGCAGCAATTAAAGCTCTTATCCCAAAGGTATTACCAAGATAGAGATGAAGTTTTGTATTAAGTTCATTGAACTTATTCCTTATTTCTAAATTTGAAACAATTACAACTGCCGTTGC
Protein-coding regions in this window:
- a CDS encoding 2,3,4,5-tetrahydropyridine-2,6-dicarboxylate N-succinyltransferase, with protein sequence MKQEIIELYNNPPEKWTAKHKALFTAFIDALNKGEIRSCEKENGIWKVNEWVKMGILLGFQMGELTIYQWSEAKPFFDKDTLPEKQFTLADRIRIVPGGSSARNGCYISTGVTIMPPAYINIGAYVDSGTLIDSHSLVGSCAQIGKNVHLSAGAIIGGVLEPVGMRPVIIEDDVFVGGNTGIYEGIIVQNKVVIASGVVITASTPIYDSVREKFLERDSGNSFTIPSKAVVVPGSRRLKSNPDFQIACPIIIKYRDDKTDKAVELEQALRI
- a CDS encoding aminomethyltransferase family protein — encoded protein: MNSLGFKFPVQERKTALYNLEEEWYLPLLSKHLGIPMQSIKRSNFGQYSMAVNYLTSVLEEAAAINKVAVYNIDHMTQLLFYGPDVVALLNRALTGNFTEMKVGQCKYTLLLNEQGGMQDDMILMRVSDTSFILVINAGHDITDTIEVEGEKKEYLADIDRIMQCKKEGEEVWAKDISDTLLKIDVQGPLSYKLLKEVYGESVLKNRNNPEKNMNFFTFNEFERNGHHYYLSRTGYTNRWGWELYIPVAVAEEDAKIIISKALDFGGLLVGLGGRDENRISAGPFGLPLMGQEYDPYHTPVNAPLFETAVDMNKEYFVGKEALVKEIVEGVQKRLYIFVSEGIVSNRGIYKDGKRLGTVTSSINSPNVSWEMRLAIGSKRKNVNEEKGTAAIGMGWFYFPLFEKDNEGKEIAEIDEKPIRIPVEFYREDENRKPTGTPVLGYVTLEGITPATAHKPLKNIENL